The genomic segment AGACAATAACTCAGATATGAAAAATCAGAAAATTACAGACACCCAAAATGCACTTTTAATTTATCCACATTATTAATGAACAAATAAAATTACTTTACACTTCACTTGTTCAAGGAACTTAGGGTTTCCATTCCTTTCAGTCCttccttttaattcttcaaaacttCATACTTTACCCCATTTTGAGCTAAAAAGATTGGAACTTTCATACCTCAAAACCCTATCTTCCATGGCGAAAACAAGACCTGGCTCCTTAGCTCCCAAGTCCAAACCAGGGAAAAAGGACCTCGACTCTTTCACCATCAGAGGCACTAACAAAGTTGTAAGAGGTACAgtgatttatatgtatgtatacatgtatacatCTACGAATACGTATATGCGACACTAAAAACAAATTGTTTATtcgaaggaaaaaaaaattgtggGAATTTTCGAATCTTGTCATTTCGTGCCATATCAATTCGAAATTTTCTAATATGATAATTAGCATTGGGTTGTTTTGGTGGTTGGATTTTGCTTGTTGAACGATGTAAGTCTATTGGCAGAGTAAAGGTGGTGGCTTATGCAAATCTTCTCTCAAATGTATATTAACATCAATCTATGCACATAAGTGTAGATAGATGTTATGAATAATGTAGTTTGTGGTCAATCAAGCCATTGGTTTAGTGGGAAAACTTGTGTGAGTCCAAATTGATTGGGGTTAGGTCCGGGGTCGATCCTTGTGTTGGTAACCCATTTTCCCTCACCATTTGATGATTGTAATATAATTGCTTGTacagagaaagaaaatgagaaaggtAGTTTGTGATAGCTAAGAGTGGAagtttgatcttttttttttttttttttttgcagttgGGGATTGTGTTTTGATGCGTCCTCCGGATAATGGTAAGCCTCCGTATGTGGCACGGGTTGAAAAAATTGAATCTGATAGTAGGAACAACGTGAAGGTTCGAGTCCGATGGTATTATCGTCCTGAGGAATCGCTTGGAGGAAGGAGGCAGTTCCATGGAGCAAAGGAGCTGTTTTTATCTGATCACTATGATGTGCAGAGTGCTCAAACCATTGAAGGGAAGTGCATTGTTCATTCTTTCAAGAACTATTCTAAGCTTGAGAATGTTGGGGCTGAGGATTACTTTTGTAGATTCGAGTATAAAGCTGTTACCGGAGCCTTTACGCCTGACCGGGTAGCTGTGTGAGTACCATGATGTGTTGGTTTGTGGAATATGATTTTCGGGTATAGGAAATATGGCATTGATTCTTTGGTGTCCCTGGGTTTTTTCTGTTTTTGAAGGTACTGCAAATGTGAGATGCCATACAACCCCGATGATCTCATGGTACAATGTGAGGTCTGCAAGGACTGGTATGGTGTTCTATATTTCCTTTTACGGTTTCCCTGTACCACCTCTCCAATAACTTTTGAGATTGATGTAATGTTCATCTTACCATTCTTGGAGGTATCATCCTGCTTGTGTGGACATGACAATTGAAGAAGCAAAAATGTTGGATCATTTCGTGTGTTTTGAATGTACCGAGGATGATGCCAAAAGATCACAGAACGGATTTCATTCATCACCGGTATCTGATTCTGATGAAAAGGTAATGCTGTTTTTAGACTAATTAGCTTTCCCTTTAACAAATACTGTTATTGACATATCGTGTGCAAATCATGCATCAACCACATGCAACATGGAAGGGGTATTGACATATTGTGTTCGATAACAATT from the Gossypium hirsutum isolate 1008001.06 chromosome D09, Gossypium_hirsutum_v2.1, whole genome shotgun sequence genome contains:
- the LOC121220816 gene encoding chromatin remodeling protein EBS, giving the protein MAKTRPGSLAPKSKPGKKDLDSFTIRGTNKVVRVGDCVLMRPPDNGKPPYVARVEKIESDSRNNVKVRVRWYYRPEESLGGRRQFHGAKELFLSDHYDVQSAQTIEGKCIVHSFKNYSKLENVGAEDYFCRFEYKAVTGAFTPDRVAVYCKCEMPYNPDDLMVQCEVCKDWYHPACVDMTIEEAKMLDHFVCFECTEDDAKRSQNGFHSSPVSDSDEKVETKRRKR